The region CAATCTACCAAATTAGAATACTTAAATGCACAAGTAGATGTTAATAACGATAGTATTACATACATCAGTGCAAAGCAACAATTAAGTAATGCAAAAAGAGGCTTAAATGTAATTTTAGGTGTTGATAAAGAAACCAATTATATTGTAGAAACTGAAGTTGCATATAACAAGTTGTTAAATTTAGCAGATTTAGAGGAGAAAACAATTGCGAACAATTCGCTTTTAAAGCAAAATGAAAAGAATATTGCCATTAGCGAGTTTAATATAAAAGTAAATCAATCAAACTATTTTCCAACTTTAGGTTTTAATGCTTCTTACGGATTTAATAGAACCGAAAATGAGAACTTAATAAATCCTTTTGGGGCAAAATTAATTACTTCGGATGGTCTAAATGCCGGTTTAAATTTAACTTGGAATATTTTTGATGGTGGAGGCACAAAAACAAGACTGGCAAATGCAAAAATAGCTTTAGACAATCAACAAATATTGCTTGAGCAACAAAAAGCGAATATTACAAATAATCTAAAAAACACTTGGGAAAATTATAAAAATCAATTATTTATTTTATCGGCTCAAGAGCAAAATGTACTAACTACAAAAAATAATTTTAACAGAACAGAAGAGCGTTTTAAATTAGGGCAAATTACGTCTGTAGAATTCAGACAAGCACAAATTAACTTAATAAATGCTAAAACAGCATTAAACAATGCAAAGTTTGATGCCAAGTTAATTGAGCTCCAATTATTGCAATTGAGTGGGGATATTATGAATGTTAAATTTTAGAGACTGACTTTTATCATGATTTAAAACTTTTATAAGTATTAATTTTACCGCAAAATTAAACAACATATGAATTTATTAAACGTACCTTTAGTATCTTGGGTGAATGGAACTATAATGATTGGTGTATTTGTTATGGTTGTAATTGGCTTAGTTGCCGCTGTGTTCTTATTAATGAATAGCGATAAAAAAGCAAGCAAATAATCTGTTTATCTAAATTTTTCTAGTTTTTGTTAAATCGTTTTATTAAATTGATAATCTAATATTTTTTATACATGAATAACGATTTAACAATTAATTTTGGGTATTTATTTGAAGAAGATTTGATTAACGAAATCAATAAAATTGGTGTGTCAAAAACTTTTTCATCAAATACTACAATCATAGAATTTGGAGATTATATAAAATCCATGCCGTTATTACTTACCGGGGCAATTAAAATTATTCGGGAAGATGAAAAAGGAGAAGAATTAATTTTATATTATTTAGAAAAAGGAGATACCTGCGCTATGACCTTGTCTTGTTGTATGGGACAAACTAAAAGTAAAATTAGAGCCGTGGCAGAAACTGATGTAACCTTACTTATGTTGCCCAAAGAAAATATGGCAAAATGGTTAGGAACTTATAAAACTTGGCAAGCTTTTATTTTACAGAGTTATCATAATAGAATGGATGAACTTTTAGAGGCTGTAGATACGATTGCTTTTTTAAAAATGGATGAACGTCTTTTTAAATATTTAAAAGACAAAGCCATGGTGAATAATAATGACGAATTGTCAACTACACATAAGCAAATATCTGAAGATTTACATACCTCACGAGTTGTGGTTTCTCGATTGTTGAAAAAATTAGAAAACGAAAAGAAAATTAAATTATTTAGAAATAGTATCAAAGTGCTAGAACTGTAACTTAGGTTACCAAAAACAGATTTTATCTTATTTATCTTTGAAAAAAAAAGATGAAATATATTCTACTTATTTTAATGTTGATAGGTTTTTTTAGTTGTAAAAAAAGTAACGAGCCGTCCTACGCAAAAAAGAATCTCAATCAAGAAATACATCCCGGAAAAAAATTAATGGAATCAAGGTGCTATGTTTGTCATAGTCCAACTGGTAGCCATGAAGATCGAATTGCACCACCGATGATTGCCATAAAGAAGCATTATATTTCTGAAGGTATTACAAAAGAAGCATTTATTGCTTCCATGCAAAATTGGATTAAAAATCCGACGGAAGAAAATGCAAAAATGCGGGGTGCGGTAAGGAGATTTGGAGTTATGCCCAAGCAATATTTTTCTGAAAAGAACATTCAAGAAATTTCGGATTACCTATTTGACAATGATATCGAAGAGCCAGAATGGTTTCAAGAGCATTTTAACGAAGAAAGAGGCAAAGGAAGAGGTAAAGGAATGAATAATGGAAATGGTCAAGGTAAAGGCAATGGTAAAATAAGAGGTGCCATGATGAACGAGGCAAATGTAAATGACAAAGCTTTACCATACTCAGAGAGAGGATTAAAATATGCACTGGCTACCAAAGCAGTTTTAGGAAAAAATTTAATGGGAAAAATTCAAAAAGAAGGCACTTTAGCGGCATTAACTTTTTGTAATACAAAAGCATATGCACTTACAGATAGCATGGCTGTTGTGCATAAAGCAAGTATTAAAAGAGTTTCCGATAAACCAAGAAACCCGAATAACAAAGCGAATAAAGAAGAATTAGGATACATTCAGATTTTTAAAAATAACATTGAAAATAATAAAGAATCAGCCCCTATTGTAGTAGAAAGTTCCGACAAGGTAACCGTATATTATCCGATTATAACGAACGGAATGTGTTTACAGTGTCACGGAACGCCAAAAGAACAAATATCAGAAAGTACATTGGCATCTCTTAAAACTTTATATCCAAATGATTTGGCAGTAGGATATGATATCAATGAAATTCGAGGTATTTGGAATGTTTCATT is a window of Polaribacter litorisediminis DNA encoding:
- a CDS encoding Crp/Fnr family transcriptional regulator, with amino-acid sequence MNNDLTINFGYLFEEDLINEINKIGVSKTFSSNTTIIEFGDYIKSMPLLLTGAIKIIREDEKGEELILYYLEKGDTCAMTLSCCMGQTKSKIRAVAETDVTLLMLPKENMAKWLGTYKTWQAFILQSYHNRMDELLEAVDTIAFLKMDERLFKYLKDKAMVNNNDELSTTHKQISEDLHTSRVVVSRLLKKLENEKKIKLFRNSIKVLEL
- a CDS encoding Tll0287-like domain-containing protein, which translates into the protein MKYILLILMLIGFFSCKKSNEPSYAKKNLNQEIHPGKKLMESRCYVCHSPTGSHEDRIAPPMIAIKKHYISEGITKEAFIASMQNWIKNPTEENAKMRGAVRRFGVMPKQYFSEKNIQEISDYLFDNDIEEPEWFQEHFNEERGKGRGKGMNNGNGQGKGNGKIRGAMMNEANVNDKALPYSERGLKYALATKAVLGKNLMGKIQKEGTLAALTFCNTKAYALTDSMAVVHKASIKRVSDKPRNPNNKANKEELGYIQIFKNNIENNKESAPIVVESSDKVTVYYPIITNGMCLQCHGTPKEQISESTLASLKTLYPNDLAVGYDINEIRGIWNVSFNK
- a CDS encoding TolC family protein, encoding MKFNKIGIVIVAFLSTIQIYSQEILTKKEALEITLKNNFGIKIATNNLEIAKNNSNILNTGFLPTATLTSGADYRRNNQSLIFTDRNTGDDAEISGSGIVSKTYNASLGVNYTIFDGLGRKYNYKQLLETYNLTELQARETIENTYLQLFTIYFQIARLSENKDNLQKALSISKNRLKRAQYQYDYGQSTKLEYLNAQVDVNNDSITYISAKQQLSNAKRGLNVILGVDKETNYIVETEVAYNKLLNLADLEEKTIANNSLLKQNEKNIAISEFNIKVNQSNYFPTLGFNASYGFNRTENENLINPFGAKLITSDGLNAGLNLTWNIFDGGGTKTRLANAKIALDNQQILLEQQKANITNNLKNTWENYKNQLFILSAQEQNVLTTKNNFNRTEERFKLGQITSVEFRQAQINLINAKTALNNAKFDAKLIELQLLQLSGDIMNVKF